In Leishmania mexicana MHOM/GT/2001/U1103 complete genome, chromosome 7, the sequence TCAGCATGTACCCCATTTCCCTCCTTCCCGACCTGCCCCACATCCTATCCACTGATGATATGGCTACCTGTTCCAGAGGGTCTTTCTGTTCTAGAAGCTGCGAGTCACAGCTTACATCGTCCGTACACCCACTCCTCCCACTCTCAtccccccctcacacgcacgcacacacgcacgccgtgcgacgctgccgcctgtatctttctcttccttttcttttgcgcgtccaccagcacacagcagcacatcCCGGCACGGCTTTCTCCCTTCccgcccttctccttcacTGTCCCTCCTGCTCCCTCGATCTATCTCCCACCGATACCCACCACGTCGTCGTCATGGGTGCCCCCAAACGCCTCGGCAAGTACGAGCTAGGTCGCACACTCGGTACTGGCAACTTCTCCAAGGTCAAGATCGCGCGTGACACGGAGACTGGTAAGGAATGGGCCATCAAGGTGATTGACAAGGAGCAGCTCGTGCGGGAGCGcatggaggagcagctgaagcGCGAGATCGCCGTCATGAAGATGCTACGCCAGCCAAACATTATTGAGCTGCACGAGGTGATGCAGACGAGCCACCACATATACCTGGTGCTAGAGCTCGTAACGGGCGGTGAGCTGTTCGAGAAGATCGCCAGCGCGAAGCGCTTCGATGAGCCGACGGCGCGGTACTACTTCCACCAGCTCATCTGTGGCATCAACTACTGCCACCGCCAGGGCATTGCTCACCGTGACTTGAAGCCAGAGAACCTGCTGCTAGATGCGAACGACACGCTGAAAATTTCCGACTTTGGTCTGAGCAACCTGCAGCGCTCGAGCgtgagcggcggcacaaTGCTGCAGACGGT encodes:
- a CDS encoding putative protein kinase produces the protein MGAPKRLGKYELGRTLGTGNFSKVKIARDTETGKEWAIKVIDKEQLVRERMEEQLKREIAVMKMLRQPNIIELHEVMQTSHHIYLVLELVTGGELFEKIASAKRFDEPTARYYFHQLICGINYCHRQGIAHRDLKPENLLLDANDTLKISDFGLSNLQRSSVSGGTMLQTVCGTPNYVAPEVLKEQGYDGLKADIWSCGVVLFVMMAGYLPFDDENVNALFTKIERGEFRMARHFSADARDLISRMLTVDPQERISLDDVIAHPWFCVDWNPAMLTQGESHSSPDTTQISDAIRNM